gcgggaggagccAGGGCTCCGGCCGGGCGCCGTGATGTCACAGCCCTTGTGATGATGTCACAGCCCTTGTGATGTCACGGCAGGCCCGAGAGCTCACCGGCGGCTGTGACGTCACAGCGGGGGGGCGGCGCGACATCACTGGGGGTCAGTGTGACATCATCATcggcggggaaggggaggggcGGCAGCGGGTGTGACATCACTGGGGGGATGGTGTGATGTCACCAGGGGACGGTGTGACATCACCGGGGGGTGGTGTGACATCACCGGGGGCAGTGTGATGTCACCAGGGGGATGGGGTGATGTCACTGGGGTGGGGTGACATCACCAAGGGACAGTTGGACATCACTCGGGGAGGGGGATGGTGTGACATCACGGGGGGTGGTGTGATGTCACCGGGGCGGGGTGTGACATCACCACGGGGCGGTGCGACGTCACCGGAGGACGCTGTGCCATCGTCGGGGGGGTGTGGTGTCCGCGTGACGTCaccgggcggcggggggcggggctaGCCCCAGACCTCGATGACGTCATCGTGCTCCAGGCCCAGCTCGGcggggtgcagccccccaggcTCCGCCCCTCGAAGCGGAAGGTCAGGGGcgcccgcccagccccgctccgcccggTACCGCTGCATCGCCCCCCGCAGGGGGCGTCCCTGGGGGCGGGGCCGCACCTCAGGGACCCCTCCCCCCTTGGCGACCCCCAACCCCCGGACCCTCCCCTCCTCTTGGGGACCCCACCCCCCTTGGGGACCCTCCCCCAATTtagggacccccaaccccccacccccttggggacccccttATTGGGGACCCCTTTTTgggaccccccgcccctcccctcctcccaggacccccggcccctccccctTTTTGGGGACCCCACCCCCCTTGGGGACCCTCCCCCAATTTagggaccccaacccccacccccttggggacccccttATTGGGGACCCCCTTTTgggaccccccggcccctcccccttttggggacccccccacctTGGGaacccccaccctcccccggaccctccccctcccttaggcccctcccctcccctcttgcggatccccttcccccccctttGTGCCCCTCCCCCACCTTGGGCACGCGCAGGCGCAGCAGCGCCCCTGCTCCTCCCCCGCAGCGTCAGGCGCAGCTccccggggggcggggaggggcggggccagggcggCCCCACCCGGGCCCCCAACCACCACGCactctggggaggggaggggagggttagggggctgccccacggaacccccccatagccccccacggtgccccatagccccccatacccccccaccccccatagcccccatagcccccatgcATGCTGCCCCAtagagccccccgcccccataACCCCCAATGCTGCCCCATAACCCCCATaacccccatagcccccaggccccatagccccccagacccccagacccccataaCCCCCTCAAGCCCCCTCCACgacccccatagcccccataaccccccataacccccatggtccccatagcccccatagccGCCCCATAGacccccccagccaccccagccccccataaccccctatggtgccccatagccccctatccccccagacccccatagacccccataacccccccagccccccatagccccccattACCCCCTAtggtgccccatagccccctagcccccccagacccccatagccccccataACCCCCTATGGTGCCCCATAACCCCCtagcccccccagccccccatagccccccataACCCCCGCCCCATAGCCCCATAACCCCCTATGGTGCCGCTCCAtacccccccagccccccccccaccccccataaCCCCCCTAGCCCAGACCCCCATAGCCCCATAACCCCCCTAGCCCCGACaaccccccccagacccccatcaTAACcccccccataaccccccccagacccccataaCCCCCTATGGTGCCCCCCCCCTGAtaccccccccagcccccttacccccccagaccccccatagcccccataaCCCCCTATGGTGCCCCAtaaccccccagaccccccagcccccataacccccataaccccccataaccccccagacccccatagcccccataaCCCCCTAtggtgccccatagcccccataacccccccagccccccataacccccccagaccccatagcccccataaCCCCCTAtggtgccccatagcccccccccccccagaccctcatagccccccataaccccctatggtgccccatagccccactatccccccagacccccatagcccccataaCCCCCTAtggtgccccatagcccccctagccccccccccccagacccccataaccccctatggtgccccatagcccccctagcccccccagacccccatagcccccataaCCCCCTATGGTGCCCCATAGCCCGAtaccccccccagccccccttaCCCCCCCCAGACCCTCATAGCCCCCGTagccccccccagacccccatagcccccataaCCCCCTAtggtgccccatagcccccctagcccccccagaccccataACCCCCCTAtggtgccccatagccccctagcccccccagacccccatagGCCCCCATAACCCCCTATGgtgccccatggccccccagccccccagggtCCCGGGGGCTCACCCAGGATGTCGgcgacccccagccccaggccctgggGGTGGCGCTGGGCTCCAGCTCGCGgtcccgcagcagcagcaggatccGGCCCGGGGGgcaccccagggtcccccagctgctccagcagcccccgCAGCGGCGCCCGCTGGGGGAGGGGTCAGCGGGGGgcgggggttgggggtcccgggacggggggaaggggtgggggagcggggtgggggcAGGATGGAGGGCGCAGAGTCGGGGGACCCAGGGTGGGGGTCGGGATGGGGgcccagggtgggggtcccagtgggggtcccagggggggtcccagggtggggGTCAGGATGGGGGcccagggtggggggtcccagggtgggggtcccaggttGGGGGTCAGGacgggggtcccagggtggggGTCGGGATGGGGGcccagggtggggggtcccagggtggggGTCCAGGTTGGGGGTCCCAGGTTGGGGGCCAACATTGGGGGTCCCAGGATGGGGGTCAGGATGGGGGTCCCaggttgggggtcccagggtggggGGTCAGGTGGGGGTCATGGTTGGGGTCCCAGGTTGGGGGTCAGGATGGGGGCCCAGGTTGGGGGGCCCAGGTTGGGGGTCCCACTTGGGGGTCAGATGGGGGTCATGGTTGGGGGTCCCACTTGGGGTCAGGATGGGGACCCAGGTTGGGGGTCCCACTTGGGGGTCAGGATGGGGGTCAGGTTGAGGGTCCCACTTGGGGGTCAGGCAGGGGTTGTGGTTGGGGGTCCCAGGTTGGGGGTCCCAGGTTGGGGGTCaggttgggggtcccaggctgggggtcccaggtTGGGGGTCCCACTTGGGGGTCGCGGGCACTTGGGGGTCGGGGGAGGGGCGCaccctgggcaggggcaggcgctgcagccccccccggcACCGAACCTTCAGCCgcaggggcggggagggggggggcccggggggctcgggggggggggcggcctCCGGCCCCTCCCCCACCAGCCCGCTCAGCCCCGCAGGTGCGCGTCCACCGCCCTGGGGGAGGGGTCAGACAGGGGGGCCGGCGCCCCCACCCCcggaccccaaaacccccgggaccccagatcccccaggacccccaaccccccttggggcccccaaatcccccgtgcccccaaccccccttggtgcccccaacacccctgagcccccaaaatcccccggtgcccccaacacccccagccccccgggaccccaaatccccctgggacccccaactcccctcccagtgcccctaacagccccccgagcccccaaaacccccagtgcccccaacCTCCCCGTGACCCCCAACATCCCCTtgtgcccccaaaacccctgagccccccaaccccccagtgcccccaacCCCCCATGAGCCCCCAAAAACCCCTTGTTGCCCCCAAATCTCCCCgtgacccccaaacccccagctcctcctgggacccccaaaaccccctgggacccccaactcccccagtgcccccaacCCCTCCgtgacccccaaatcccaccctggtgcccccaaaaccctgagccccccgggaccccaaatcccccagtgcccccaacCCCCTTagtgcccccaaatcccccgagaccccaaaatcccccagccccccaggacccccaaaaacccccttggtgcccccaaatcccccaacacccccagtgcccccaaatccccccccagtgcccccaaaaTTCCgagccccccgggacccccaaatcccccctccccagtgcccccaaagcccccccgTGACCCCGAAatgccccagcccctctgggaccccccaatcccctctgctgcccccaaaacccccagccccccccagtgccccccatgaccccccacccccacccccacaaccctcccctccccctcagCACCCACTTGATGATGCGCTGCGTCCGTTTGCTGCGATATCGGGgtgccgggggaggggggagacgGGCTCAGCCCCCCAACGCTGGGGACACAGAGACCCCTCCCCACGTCAGGTtggggggtggttttgggggggacctaaccctcccctccccccttgACTCACctctcttcatcttcctcagcGTCCGCAGCcatggggggctctgggggagggggggttaGGAcactttggggtcccccccatcACCGCCacacccccgcaccccaaattttggggacccccccaaactcacctccctcctcctcgGGGGGCAGGTCCCGCAGCGGCACCGGGGGTAGAGGGGGAAGCAACGGCTCACCTGGGGGGGAGAGGATGTGGGGTGAGGGAGGGCCCCCAAaaccggggacccccccaaaagcctggggaccccccaaaaagCCTGGGGAACCCCCCCCGGAcaggggggaccccccccccaaatctggGGTCCCCACCTTGGTGGAGTAAACGGGGAcgctggggatgtgggggccCAGGCGGAGGCGGGGGCGCTTGGGGGGGCGGGAGCCCTCCGCGGCACTGGTGGTACTGGTGGTACTGGTGGtactggtggtgctggtggtgctgggggcGCTGGTAGCGCTGGTGGCGTCGCTCTTACTGGTGGTACTGGTGGCGCTGGTCACGCTGGTGGCGCTGGGGGCGCTCCTCTTACTGGTGGtactggtggtgctggtggtgctgggggcGCTGGTAGCGCTGGTGGCATTGCTCTTACTGGTGGTACTGGTGGTactggtggtgctgggggtgctggtggtgctgggggcGCTGGTAGCGCTGGTGGCATTGCTCTTACTGGTGGTACTGGTGGCGCTGGTGGCGCTGGTGGTACTGGTGGCGCTGGTAGCGTTGCTCTTACTGGTGGTGTTGGTGGTACTGGTGTCACTGGTGGTACTGGTCTTGCTGGTGGTACTGGTGGCGCTGGTGGCGTTGATCTTACTGGCGGTACTGGTGGTACCGGTGTCACTGGTGGCGCTGCTGGCGCTGGTAGCGCTCCTCTTACCGGTGATACTGGTGGCACTGGTGACGCTGGTAACACCGGTGGGGCTCCTCGCCCTGGTGTCACTGGTGGTGCTGGTCATGCTGGCGCTGCTCTTACTGGTGATACTGGGAGTCCTGGGGCTCCTCCGGCGGGGGGGTGGAgcctggggggaggggcggggacAGGGGGTGAGGGGGGTCCCGGAGGCCGgggtcccattttggggggctggaggggtccccagatgcctgggtcccattttggggggtccccgacgcctgggtccccctttttgggggggggagatCCCCGACCCCTGGTTcccattttgggggtccccggaCACCTGGGccccattttggggggtggggggtccccgaCCCCTGGGCCCCATTGAGGGGGGGTCCCAGCGCCCCAGGGTCcccttttgggggggtccccgacAACTGGATCCCTTTTTGGGGGTGTCCCGGATGCCGGGGTCCCCTTTTAGGGGGTGGTGGGGTCCCCAACCCCTgggtcccattttgggggttCCCGACCCCTGGGTCCCATTTGGGGGCCCCGGGGTCCCgttttgggggggtcccagaTGCCAgggtcccattttggggggtCCCGGACTCCTgggtcccattttggggggtcccggggcccCGGGGTCCCGTTTTGGGGGGTTtccggacacctgggtcccattttgggggggccccggggtcccgttttgggggggtcccagaTGCCAgggtcccattttgggggggtcccggaCTCCTgggtcccattttgggggggtcccggaCTCCTgggtcccattttgggggggtcccggggcccCGGGGTCCCgttttgggggggtcccagaTGCCAgggtcccattttgggggggtccccgacCCCTGGGAcccattttgggggggtcccggggcccCGGGGTCCCGTTTTGGGGGGGCTccccccctcccggccccgcaCGCACCAGCTCCGTCATGGCGCCTCGGCGGCTCCTCTCTTCCCATTGGCCGAGAGCCGCCCGGTTGCGCCCGCCCCCTCGGCGCTCATTGGCGGGACAGGCGGGGCCGCGGGAGGGCTCGGCCACGCCCCCGAGGGG
The sequence above is a segment of the Ciconia boyciana chromosome 36, ASM3463844v1, whole genome shotgun sequence genome. Coding sequences within it:
- the LOC140645646 gene encoding uncharacterized protein, which gives rise to MTELAPPPRRRSPRTPSITSKSSASMTSTTSDTRARSPTGVTSVTSATSITGKRSATSASSATSDTGTTSTASKINATSATSTTSKTSTTSDTSTTNTTSKSNATSATSTTSATSATSTTSKSNATSATSAPSTTSTPSTTSTTSTTSKSNATSATSAPSTTSTTSTTSKRSAPSATSVTSATSTTSKSDATSATSAPSTTSTTSTTSTTSTTSAAEGSRPPKRPRLRLGPHIPSVPVYSTKVSRCFPLYPRCRCGTCPPRRRESPPWLRTLRKMKRANGRSASSTGAAAGAAGAAGGPWGAPRAGSCCCCGTASWSPAPPPGPGAGGRRHPGVRGGWGPGWGRPGPAPPRPPGSCA